The Streptomyces sp. NBC_01244 genome contains a region encoding:
- a CDS encoding ABC transporter ATP-binding protein/permease → MAQRPGVPTAPELLLETDRGSTAMSPRRTYHVGRDPLCEICLDDARVSWHHAVLRPDGDHWTLEDEDSTNGTWVDGHRVREWAVGVGSELRFGSAADGPRVRFAEPAVVSRPSSVSRPDMTSTFRQPTSVRPLADRAAVRIGRGPDNDLVINDLVVSRHHAELRARPDGRYEIADLGSHNGTYLNGARLAGAAAIGEGDIVGIGHSAFCLVGDQLQEYVDTGEVSLDVQDLGVAVDQGRKTLLDHVSFPVGATTLLAVVGPSGAGKSTLLGALTGLRPADHGTVLYDGRDLYRDYAELRSRIGLVPQDDILHAQLTVRRALVYAAELRFPQDTAKAEREARVDEVIGELGLQQRADQPIHSLSGGQRKRVSVALELLTKPSLLFLDEPTSGLDPGMDRSVMNMLRGLADDGRTVIVVTHSVLNLSVCDRLLVLAPGGRIAYYGPPDEALGFFGFEQWPEAFEAFENERERDWAGEHRASPLYGRYVDVAGRVPLAGAGDRAAGVAPKPPPKAQSWASQLSTLIRRYAAVLSADRTFLIIMVALPFVMGAMARALAGSELTAETALNALFILCVGGVLTGAANAVRELVKERVIYQRERAVGLSRSAYLMSKVVVLGAITIAQAVVLTLVGLAGVKTNAPGGKGLFLPPLIEITLVVALLSVTAMVLGLLISALVSKEEVTMPLLVLLTIVQVVFCGSLLKLTGVPVIEQFAWFVPARWAMGAMSATIDLGAIVPGKITQDPLFDHKPRLWLIEVGMLAALAVLFGVLTGRVLRRHEPAIMRK, encoded by the coding sequence ATGGCCCAGCGCCCCGGTGTGCCGACCGCGCCAGAGCTCCTCCTGGAAACGGACAGGGGTTCCACCGCGATGAGCCCGCGCCGGACGTACCACGTCGGCCGGGACCCCCTCTGCGAGATCTGCCTCGACGACGCACGCGTCTCCTGGCACCACGCCGTGCTGCGTCCGGACGGCGACCACTGGACGCTGGAGGACGAGGACAGCACCAACGGCACGTGGGTCGACGGCCACCGCGTCCGCGAGTGGGCGGTCGGCGTCGGCAGCGAACTGCGCTTCGGCAGCGCCGCCGACGGACCGCGCGTCCGCTTCGCCGAACCGGCCGTAGTCTCCCGGCCCTCCTCGGTCTCCCGCCCGGACATGACCAGCACCTTCCGGCAGCCGACCTCGGTCCGCCCTCTGGCCGACCGGGCCGCCGTCCGCATCGGCCGCGGCCCCGACAACGACCTCGTCATCAACGACCTCGTCGTCTCCCGCCACCACGCCGAACTGCGCGCCCGCCCCGACGGCAGGTACGAGATCGCCGACCTCGGCAGCCACAACGGCACCTACCTCAACGGTGCCCGCCTCGCCGGGGCCGCCGCCATCGGCGAGGGCGACATCGTCGGCATCGGCCACTCCGCCTTCTGCCTGGTCGGCGACCAGTTGCAGGAGTACGTGGACACCGGCGAGGTCTCCCTCGACGTCCAGGACCTCGGCGTGGCCGTCGACCAGGGCCGCAAGACCCTCCTCGACCACGTCTCCTTCCCCGTCGGCGCCACCACCCTGCTCGCGGTGGTGGGCCCCAGCGGCGCCGGCAAGTCCACCCTGCTCGGCGCGCTGACCGGCCTGCGCCCCGCCGACCACGGCACCGTCCTCTACGACGGCCGCGACCTCTACCGGGACTACGCCGAACTGCGCAGCCGCATCGGCCTCGTCCCGCAGGACGACATCCTGCACGCGCAGCTCACCGTGCGCCGCGCCCTCGTCTACGCCGCCGAGCTGCGCTTCCCGCAGGACACCGCCAAGGCCGAACGCGAGGCCCGGGTCGACGAGGTGATCGGCGAACTCGGCCTCCAGCAGCGTGCCGACCAGCCCATCCACAGCCTCTCCGGCGGTCAGCGCAAACGGGTCTCCGTCGCCCTGGAACTGCTCACCAAGCCCTCCCTGCTCTTCCTGGACGAGCCCACCTCCGGACTCGACCCGGGCATGGACCGCTCGGTGATGAACATGCTGCGCGGCCTCGCCGACGACGGCCGCACGGTCATCGTCGTCACCCACAGCGTGCTCAACCTGAGCGTCTGCGACCGCCTCCTGGTCCTCGCGCCCGGCGGCCGCATCGCCTACTACGGGCCTCCGGACGAGGCGCTCGGATTCTTCGGCTTCGAGCAGTGGCCCGAGGCCTTCGAAGCCTTCGAGAACGAGCGCGAGCGGGACTGGGCCGGGGAGCACCGGGCCTCGCCGCTGTACGGCCGCTATGTCGACGTCGCCGGCCGGGTCCCGCTCGCCGGTGCCGGCGACCGGGCCGCCGGCGTCGCGCCGAAGCCGCCGCCCAAGGCGCAGTCCTGGGCTTCGCAGCTCTCCACCCTGATCCGCCGCTACGCCGCCGTGCTCAGCGCCGACCGCACCTTCCTGATCATCATGGTCGCCCTGCCGTTCGTCATGGGCGCCATGGCCCGCGCCTTGGCCGGCAGCGAGCTCACCGCGGAGACGGCGCTCAACGCGCTGTTCATCCTGTGCGTCGGCGGTGTCCTGACCGGAGCCGCCAACGCCGTCCGTGAACTGGTCAAGGAACGCGTCATCTACCAGCGCGAACGCGCCGTGGGACTCTCCCGGTCCGCCTACCTGATGTCGAAGGTGGTCGTCCTCGGCGCCATCACCATCGCCCAGGCGGTGGTCCTCACCCTGGTCGGCCTCGCCGGAGTCAAGACCAACGCCCCGGGCGGCAAGGGCCTGTTCCTGCCACCGCTCATCGAGATCACCCTGGTCGTCGCCCTGCTGTCCGTCACCGCCATGGTGCTCGGACTGCTGATCTCCGCCCTGGTGTCCAAGGAAGAGGTCACCATGCCGTTGCTGGTCCTGCTCACCATCGTGCAGGTCGTCTTCTGCGGCTCCCTGCTGAAACTCACCGGGGTCCCCGTCATCGAACAGTTCGCCTGGTTCGTGCCGGCCCGCTGGGCCATGGGCGCGATGTCGGCCACCATCGACCTCGGAGCCATCGTGCCCGGCAAGATCACCCAGGACCCGCTGTTCGACCACAAGCCCCGCCTGTGGCTCATTGAGGTCGGGATGCTGGCAGCCCTTGCCGTGCTGTTCGGCGTGCTGACGGGCCGGGTGCTGCGCCGCCACGAGCCGGCCATCATGCGGAAGTAG
- a CDS encoding cation diffusion facilitator family transporter, with protein sequence MSAHDHAPHDHGTAGHEDHGHAGHSHGVAADADRRWLGIALGLITGFMAIEVVVGFLAHSLALISDAAHMLTDAVSIVLALIAMRLAARPARGGFTYGLKRAEILSAQANGLTLLLLAVWLAYEAVRRLLDPPPVEGGLVLVTALAGIVVNIVAAWCISKANRTSLAVEGAYQHILNDLFAFIGTAVAGLIVLTTGFRQADSIASLVVVVLMVKAGYGLVRESGRILLEAAPAHVDPDTVGDRLVGQPPVTEVHDLHIWTITSGQAALSAHVLVAPEGDCHAVRRDLEALLAKEYGITHTTLQVDHVQDSLLTVGRPGEDRPDGHCADAHGPVHRQGPHDH encoded by the coding sequence ATGAGCGCGCACGACCACGCGCCGCACGACCACGGCACCGCCGGCCACGAAGATCACGGTCACGCCGGTCACAGCCACGGTGTCGCCGCCGACGCGGACCGCCGGTGGCTCGGCATCGCCCTCGGCCTGATCACGGGCTTCATGGCCATCGAGGTGGTCGTCGGCTTCCTGGCGCACTCCCTGGCCCTGATCTCCGACGCCGCGCACATGCTGACGGACGCCGTCTCGATCGTCCTCGCGCTGATCGCGATGCGGCTGGCCGCCCGGCCCGCGCGCGGTGGATTCACGTACGGCCTCAAGCGCGCGGAGATACTTTCCGCGCAGGCCAACGGCCTCACCCTGCTGCTGCTGGCGGTCTGGCTGGCGTACGAGGCCGTGCGGCGGCTGCTCGATCCGCCGCCCGTGGAGGGCGGGCTGGTGCTGGTGACGGCGCTCGCGGGCATCGTCGTCAACATCGTGGCGGCCTGGTGCATCTCGAAGGCCAACCGCACCTCGCTCGCGGTGGAGGGCGCCTACCAGCACATCCTCAACGACCTGTTCGCCTTCATCGGCACCGCCGTGGCCGGCCTGATCGTGCTCACCACCGGCTTCCGGCAGGCCGACTCGATCGCCTCCCTCGTCGTGGTCGTCCTGATGGTCAAGGCGGGCTACGGACTGGTCCGCGAGTCCGGACGGATCCTGCTGGAGGCCGCCCCGGCCCACGTGGACCCGGACACGGTCGGCGACCGCCTGGTCGGGCAGCCCCCGGTCACCGAGGTCCACGACCTGCACATCTGGACCATCACCTCGGGGCAGGCCGCGCTGTCCGCACACGTCCTGGTGGCCCCGGAGGGCGACTGCCACGCCGTGCGCCGGGACCTGGAGGCCCTGCTGGCGAAGGAGTACGGGATCACGCACACCACCCTCCAGGTGGACCACGTCCAGGACTCCCTCCTCACGGTCGGCCGCCCCGGCGAGGACCGGCCCGACGGCCACTGCGCGGACGCCCACGGCCCGGTCCACCGGCAGGGTCCGCACGACCACTGA